The proteins below come from a single Stomoxys calcitrans chromosome 1, idStoCalc2.1, whole genome shotgun sequence genomic window:
- the LOC106082378 gene encoding serine protease 1: MKIFIALVLALATVSAEEIYSRNIVVPVVGDSEGRITNGNTATVGQFPYQVGLSLQVTPTAAAWCGGSLIGKEWVLTAAHCTDGIIGATVYLGATVRTSAEVTYKVSNKDIIVHSAWRPSNLRNDISLIKIPAVSYSAKIQPVKLPAISNSYSTYAGDYVIASGWGRISDAAVSVTNNLQWARMQVINNNVCAASYGSSIVVSSTLCVSTPGGVSTCNGDSGGPLVLESTKVQIGLTSFGSSAGCEKGFPAAFTRLTSYLDWIKVNTGISY; this comes from the exons ATGAAAATCTTCATTGCCCTAGTTTTGGCCTTGGCCACAGTTTCTGCCGAGGAAATCTACTCTCGCAATATCGTTGTACCTGTTGTTGGCGATAGTGAGGGCCGCATTACCAATGGTAATACTGCCACCGTTGGCCAATTCCCCTATCAGGTTGGTCTATCCTTGCAAGTTACTCCCACTGCCGCTGCTTGGTGCGGTGGTTCCTTGATCGGCAAGGAATGGGTTTTGACTGCTGCTCACTGTACCGATGG TATTATCGGAGCCACAGTCTACTTGGGTGCTACCGTCCGCACCTCTGCTGAAGTCACCTATAAAGTTTCCAACAAGGACATCATTGTTCACTCTGCCTGGAGGCCCAGCAACTTGAGAAACGACATTTCCTTGATTAAAATCCCCGCTGTCTCTTACTCTGCCAAGATCCAACCCGTTAAATTGCCCGCCATCTCCAACTCCTATTCTACCTATGCTGGTGATTATGTCATTGCCTCTGGCTGGGGCCGCATTTCTGATGCTGCCGTAAGTGTTACCAACAACTTGCAATGGGCCCGTATGCAAGTCATCAATAACAACGTTTGCGCCGCCTCTTATGGAAGCTCCATTGTTGTTTCATCCACCCTTTGCGTCTCGACCCCTGGTGGTGTCTCCACTTGCAACGGTGACTCTGGCGGTCCATTGGTTTTGGAATCGACCAAAGTGCAAATTGGCTTGACCTCTTTCGGTTCCTCTGCCGGCTGCGAAAAGGGATTCCCTGCTGCCTTCACTCGCTTGACCAGCTACTTGGACTGGATCAAAGTCAACACTGGTATCTCATATTAA
- the LOC106082377 gene encoding serine protease 1, with protein MKILIAVALALAFATASAEELYSRNVVMPVIGNNEDRITNGNTATVGQFPYQVGLSLQLNAFMSSWCGGSLIGKEWVLTAAHCTDGISGVTVYLGATVRTSAEKTYKVNKKNIIIHPEWTPSNLRNDISLIKIPAVAFSAKIQAVKLPAISNSYSTYAGDYAIASGWGRISDATSGVTKKLQWARMQVINNNECATSYGSSIVVPSTLCVSTPGGVSTCNGDSGGPLVLESTKVQIGLTSFGSSAGCEKGFPVAFTRLTSYLDWIKANTGIAN; from the exons ATGAAGATTTTAATTGCTGTAGCTCTAGCTCTAGCCTTTGCCACCGCTTCTGCGGAGGAACTTTATTCGCGCAATGTCGTGATGCCAGTTATTGGGAATAATGAGGACCGTATTACAAATGGCAACACTGCCACCGTTGGCCAATTCCCCTATCAGGTGGGTCTCTCCTTGCAATTAAATGCATTTATGAGTTCCTGGTGTGGTGGATCTTTGATCGGCAAGGAATGGGTTTTGACTGCTGCTCACTGTACCGACGG AATATCCGGAGTCACTGTCTACTTGGGTGCTACCGTCCGCACATCTGCAGAAAAAACCTATAAAGTTAACAAAAAGAATATTATTATTCATCCTGAATGGACGCCCAGCAACTTGAGAAATGATATTTCTTTGATCAAAATTCCCGCCGTCGCTTTTTCTGCCAAGATTCAAGCCGTTAAATTGCCCGCCATCTCTAACTCTTACTCTACCTATGCTGGTGATTACGCCATTGCCTCTGGTTGGGGCCGCATCTCCGATGCTACCTCGGGTGTTACCAAGAAGTTGCAATGGGCGCGCATGCAAGTCATTAACAACAACGAATGCGCCACCTCTTATGGAAGCTCCATTGTTGTCCCATCCACCCTATGTGTCTCGACCCCTGGTGGTGTGTCCACCTGCAATGGTGACTCTGGTGGTCCATTGGTTTTGGAATCCACCAAAGTTCAAATTGGCTTGACCTCTTTCGGTTCCTCTGCTGGCTGCGAAAAAGGCTTCCCTGTTGCCTTTACACGCTTGACCAGCTACTTGGACTGGATTAAGGCCAACACTGGCATCgcaaattga
- the LOC106082380 gene encoding serine protease 1-like, protein MKFLIVFALALVAVSAEELYQREIVVPVLEGDERITNGQTATVGQFPYQVGLSLKLSALSSAWCGGSIIGNQWVLTAAHCTDGVQSVTVYLGATVRTSAEVTYTVDKSNIIIHSGWNSNNLRNDISLIKIPSVAYSSRIQAARLPAISSSYSTYAGDYAIASGWGRISDSASGVTNNLQWARMQVITNSVCAATYGTSIVVSSNICVSTAGGVSTCNGDSGGPLVLESNKIQIGLTSFGAAAGCAKGYPAAFTRLTSYLDWIKGFTGISY, encoded by the exons ATgaaattcttgattgtcttcgCCTTGGCCTTGGTCGCCGTCTCCGCTGAGGAGCTGTACCAACGCGAAATTGTCGTTCCCGTCTTGGAAGGTGATGAGCGTATCACCAATGGCCAGACTGCCACCGTTGGCCAATTCCCCTACCAAGTTGGTCTTTCCTTGAAACTCAGCGCCCTCTCCTCGGCCTGGTGTGGTGGTTCCATCATTGGCAACCAATGGGTTTTGACTGCTGCTCACTGTACCGATGG TGTCCAATCCGTCACTGTCTACTTGGGCGCTACTGTCCGCACTTCCGCTGAAGTCACCTACACCGTCGACAAGAGCAACATCATCATTCACTCCGGCTGGAACAGCAACAACTTGAGAAACGACATCTCTTTGATCAAGATTCCCTCTGTTGCCTACTCCTCCAGAATTCAAGCCGCCAGATTGCCCGCCATCTCCAGCTCTTACTCCACCTATGCCGGCGATTATGCCATCGCTTCTGGTTGGGGCCGTATCTCCGACTCTGCCTCTGGTGTCACCAACAACTTGCAATGGGCCCGCATGCAAGTCATCACCAACAGCGTTTGCGCCGCTACCTATGGTACCTCCATTGTCGTTTCCTCCAACATTTGCGTCTCGACTGCCGGTGGTGTTTCCACCTGCAATGGTGACTCTGGCGGCCCATTGGTGTTGGAATCCAACaaaatccaaatcggtttgACTTCCTTCGGTGCCGCTGCCGGTTGTGCCAAGGGCTACCCAGCTGCCTTCACCCGCTTGACCAGCTACTTGGACTGGATCAAGGGTTTCACAGGCATCTCTTACTAA